In Hippoglossus stenolepis isolate QCI-W04-F060 chromosome 21, HSTE1.2, whole genome shotgun sequence, one DNA window encodes the following:
- the LOC118100677 gene encoding choline O-acetyltransferase, with protein MPILQKETPRDRDNQVLPKVPVPPLKQTLDTYLRCVQHLVKEEQFKRTKAMVEKFGAPGGVGELLQKKLLERRDKTTNWVYDYWLEDMYLNNRLALPVNSSPVMVFPKQTFRDQKDALRFAAQLIRGVLDYKGLIDERALPVESARGQLAGTPLCMEQYYRLFTSYRYPGLKTDTLKVQMSAASSSAPEHIIVVCKNQFFVLDVVANGKQLSEMEILSQLEKIMKMAENAEERLPPFGILTSDGRTEWAQARDALTKDQTNRDSLALIENCLCVVCLDEPSGLVQSDTNRALLMLHGGGREKNGANRWYDKSMQFVVGMDGTCGVVCDHSPFEGIVLVQCSEYLMKYVTGSPYKMARAFSIRELPPPRRLLWKLSPQIQGVLAASGDRLQRLVNNLDMDVFKFTAYGKEFIKKQNMSPDALIQVSLQLAFYKCRGRLVSTYESASIRRFQEGRVDNIRSATPEVLAFVKSMTDERVTFSDSEKMKRLRDAIKAQTNYTIAAITGMAIDNHFLGLLRISREMNMEKPEIFCDETYVASNHFILSTSQVPTTVEMFCCYGPVVPNGYGACYNPQSDHIIFCVSSFWENTETSSAVFVKALNEGLLEIRDLCNRGSAAAAKLVESSQGAARPHKSGK; from the exons ATGCCGATCCTACAGAAAGAGACGCCCAGAGACCGAGACAACCAA GTGCTGCCAAAGGTCCCGGTGCCCCCGCTGAAACAAACCCTGGACACGTACCTGAGATGTGTCCAGCACCtggtgaaggaggagcagtTCAAGAGAACCAAGGCCATGGTGGAGAAGTTCGGGGCTCCTGGGGGAGTCGGAGAGCTGCTCCAGAAGAAGCTTTTGGAGAGGAGGGACAAGACGACCAACTGG GTCTATGACTACTGGCTGGAGGACATGTACCTGAACAACAGGTTGGCTCTGCCAGTCAACTCCAGTCCCGTCATGGTGTTTCCCAAGCAGACGTTCAGAGATCAGAAAGACGCCCTCAG ATTCGCGGCTCAACTCATCAGAGGCGTGTTGGACTACAAGGGACTCATTGATGA GCGAGCGCTGCCGGTGGAGTCCGCTCGAGGCCAGTTAGCCGGAACCCCCCTGTGCATGGAGCAGTACTACCGCCTCTTCACCTCCTACCGCTACCCGGGGCTAAAGACAGACACGCTGAAGGTGCAGATGAGCGCAGCCTCCTCCTCGGCGCCAGAGCACATTATTGTGGTGTGCAAGAACCAG TTTTTTGTGTTGGATGTCGTCGCTAACGGCAAGCAGCTCAGCGAGATGGAGATTTTATCCCAACTGGAGAAGATCATGAAAATGGCAGAAAACGCTGAAGAGAGACTTCCTCCTTTTGGTATCCTGACATCTGATGGGAGAACAGAATGGGCCCAAGCCAGAGATGCACTGACAAAAG ACCAAACCAACAGGGACTCTCTGGCTCTGATCGAGAACTGCCTGTGCGTGGTGTGTCTGGATGAACCCAGCGGCCTGGTGCAGAGTGACACCAACAGGGCCCTGCTGATGCTGCACGGTGGCGGCCGCGAGAAGAACGGGGCAAACCGCTGGTACGACAAGTCAATGCAG TTTGTTGTAGGAATGGACGGGACGTGTGGGGTCGTGTGCGACCATTCGCCATTCGAGGGGATAGTTCTGGTGCAGTGCTCTGAATACCTGATGAAATATGT TACTGGGAGTCCCTACAAGATGGCGAGGGCTTTCAGCATCAGAGAGCTCCCCCCTCCAAGGAGGCTCCTCTGGAAATTAAGCCCCCAGATCCAGGGAGTCCTCGCGGCATCTGGAGACAGACTCCAGAG GCTGGTGAATAATCTTGACATGGATGTTTTCAAGTTCACAGCTTATGGAAAAGAATTCATCAAAAAGCAGAATATGAGTCCAGATGCGTTAATACAAGTTTCCTTACAACTTGCATTTtacaa ATGCAGAGGAAGGCTCGTGTCCACATATGAGAGCGCGTCCATCCGGCGTTTCCAGGAAGGTCGGGTAGACAACATTCGCTCTGCCACCCCCGAGGTCCTGGCCTTCGTGAAGTCCATGACAGACGAGAGGGTCACTTTCTCC GACTCGGAAAAGATGAAGCGATTGAGGGATGCAATTAAGGCCCAGACAAATTATACAATTGCA GCGATTACAGGCATGGCTATAGACAATCATTTCCTCGGGCTCCTGAGAATCTCAAGGGAGATGAACATGGAAAAGCCGGAGATCTTCTGTGATGAGACATATGTGGCCAGTAACCACTTCATCCTCTCCACCAGTCAG GTTCCGACCACAGTGGAGATGTTCTGTTGCTACGGCCCCGTGGTGCCCAACGGCTACGGCGCCTGCTACAACCCGCAGTCAGACCACATCATCTTCTGCGTGTCTAGTTTCTGGGAGAACACAGAGACGAGCTCGGCCGTTTTCGTCAAAGCCCTGAACGAGGGCCTGCTGGAAATCAGGGACCTGTGCAatagaggaagtgctgcagCGGCCAAACTGGTAGAAAGCAGCCAAGGAGCCGCCCGGCCTCATAAATCAGGGAAGTAA